In Nitrospirota bacterium, one genomic interval encodes:
- a CDS encoding DUF3147 domain-containing protein, whose translation MNDVMKYALYFLLGGTIVSLSTYLGSQGKSFLAAFASTFPAITGATFVLIYLNGGNEAIVSYAKSLLWFVPPWVVYVIAMIVVVPRFGFWPAMIGSLVLYLGCVGLVKIGLK comes from the coding sequence GTGAATGACGTCATGAAGTATGCCCTGTACTTTCTGTTGGGGGGGACAATCGTCAGCCTCTCCACCTACCTCGGCTCTCAAGGCAAGTCCTTCCTCGCTGCCTTTGCCAGCACCTTTCCCGCCATCACCGGCGCCACATTTGTGCTGATCTATCTGAACGGCGGCAACGAGGCGATCGTGAGCTACGCAAAAAGCTTGCTGTGGTTCGTTCCGCCCTGGGTCGTCTATGTCATTGCCATGATCGTGGTCGTCCCCCGCTTCGGCTTCTGGCCCGCCATGATCGGGTCCCTCGTGTTGTATTTGGGCTGTGTGGGGCTGGTGAAGATTGGCTTGAAATAA
- a CDS encoding heavy metal-binding domain-containing protein, protein MILSTTPSIDGKHAVKYLGLVSGDAILGANIFRDFFASVRDIVGGRSAAYEAELRKAKDIALGEMREQARHLGANAIVGIDIDYETIGANSSMLMVTAVGTAVVVEPQ, encoded by the coding sequence ATGATTTTATCAACAACACCGAGCATTGATGGAAAGCATGCAGTCAAGTATTTAGGGTTGGTCTCCGGAGACGCCATCCTCGGCGCGAACATCTTCCGCGATTTTTTCGCGTCGGTTCGCGATATCGTGGGCGGCCGATCGGCGGCCTATGAAGCCGAACTACGCAAGGCCAAAGACATTGCACTTGGTGAAATGCGCGAGCAGGCTCGTCATCTGGGCGCCAACGCCATCGTCGGCATCGATATCGACTATGAAACGATCGGCGCCAACAGCAGCATGCTGATGGTCACTGCCGTGGGCACAGCGGTGGTTGTGGAGCCACAGTAG
- a CDS encoding PilZ domain-containing protein has product MAGFVMRKNSRLKRLVPVRYLRDGIAGEGIIKDLSLSGSYITGNEPVSIGMSLNLQVFVPGDSEPLLIDHAVVKWVKGSEFGVDFDTSRPKETKQLTKVIASLVKAHHGSPRNG; this is encoded by the coding sequence ATGGCTGGATTTGTCATGCGAAAGAACAGCCGGCTCAAGAGACTGGTGCCAGTGCGATATCTTCGTGATGGGATCGCCGGTGAAGGAATCATAAAAGATCTCTCTCTGAGCGGGAGTTACATTACCGGGAATGAACCGGTCTCGATTGGAATGTCGCTCAACTTGCAAGTGTTTGTACCGGGAGACTCGGAGCCATTGCTGATCGATCACGCCGTCGTAAAATGGGTCAAGGGATCTGAATTTGGCGTAGATTTCGATACCTCCAGGCCAAAGGAAACCAAGCAACTCACCAAGGTCATCGCTTCACTGGTCAAAGCCCATCATGGCTCACCCCGTAATGGATAA
- the rpsB gene encoding 30S ribosomal protein S2, whose product MGVVSIKELLEAGVHFGHQTNRWNPKMKKFLFGERNGIYIIDLQQTLARMEQAYAFVRDTVASGQSVLFVGTKRQAAEILQEEALRANMFFVNQRWLGGMLTNFQTIRKSIDKMKKLEAKLADPSHYGLKKKEVLKMQKEIVKLQKYLSGIKDMRGVPGAVFVLDTRIEHIAVQEAGRLEIPVIAILDSNCEPDHITYPIPGNDDAIRSIKLITSRIADACIEGAHLRAQREEAEFKPVPAVGDKAAPVSFASAPVS is encoded by the coding sequence ATGGGAGTGGTTTCGATCAAGGAATTGTTGGAAGCCGGTGTCCATTTTGGACATCAAACGAACCGATGGAACCCGAAGATGAAAAAGTTCCTCTTTGGAGAGCGCAACGGTATCTATATCATCGATCTTCAACAAACACTGGCTCGAATGGAGCAAGCCTATGCCTTCGTCCGTGACACCGTGGCTTCAGGCCAATCGGTCCTGTTTGTCGGCACAAAACGGCAGGCTGCTGAAATCCTTCAGGAAGAAGCCTTACGCGCCAATATGTTCTTCGTCAACCAACGCTGGCTCGGCGGGATGCTGACGAACTTTCAGACCATCCGGAAAAGTATCGATAAAATGAAAAAGCTGGAGGCCAAGCTGGCGGATCCCAGCCACTACGGGCTGAAGAAAAAAGAAGTCTTGAAGATGCAGAAGGAAATCGTAAAGCTTCAAAAGTATCTCAGCGGCATCAAGGATATGAGAGGTGTGCCGGGAGCCGTATTCGTACTCGACACACGCATAGAGCATATCGCCGTACAGGAAGCGGGTCGGCTGGAGATCCCCGTGATCGCAATCCTGGACTCAAATTGCGAACCGGATCACATCACCTATCCGATTCCTGGAAACGACGACGCCATCCGTTCCATCAAGCTCATCACGTCGCGCATTGCGGACGCCTGCATTGAAGGCGCCCACTTGCGGGCGCAACGTGAAGAAGCAGAATTCAAGCCAGTACCGGCTGTAGGAGACAAGGCCGCACCCGTCAGCTTCGCGAGCGCACCGGTTTCATAA
- the tsf gene encoding translation elongation factor Ts, with translation MAGSSQLVKELRERTGAGILDCQKALTENNDDIEKAVDFLRQKGLAAALKKSGRETNQGLIHAYIHMGGKIGVLIEVNCETDFVARNEAFKSFVNDLALQVAAGKPSYVRREDIPASVIEKERSIYEGQAQAMLKPPAAWPKIVEGKLEKFYQESCLIEQFFIKDPAVTIKDLLAQKIAIIGENMNIRRFTRYQLGEA, from the coding sequence ATGGCTGGATCAAGTCAGCTGGTCAAAGAATTAAGAGAAAGAACGGGCGCCGGCATCCTCGATTGCCAGAAGGCGCTCACTGAGAACAACGACGATATTGAGAAAGCCGTCGATTTCCTGCGCCAAAAAGGCTTGGCCGCGGCGCTCAAAAAATCCGGTCGCGAAACCAACCAAGGACTCATACACGCCTATATCCACATGGGTGGAAAAATCGGCGTGCTCATCGAAGTCAACTGTGAGACCGACTTTGTCGCCAGAAACGAGGCCTTTAAGTCGTTCGTCAACGACCTGGCTCTCCAGGTGGCTGCCGGGAAGCCCTCCTATGTCAGGAGGGAGGATATTCCCGCCTCGGTCATCGAAAAAGAACGATCGATTTATGAGGGTCAGGCCCAAGCCATGCTCAAGCCCCCCGCCGCATGGCCGAAGATCGTAGAGGGCAAGTTAGAGAAGTTCTACCAGGAATCCTGCCTGATCGAGCAATTCTTCATCAAGGACCCAGCGGTCACAATTAAGGATCTCCTTGCACAGAAGATCGCCATCATCGGCGAGAACATGAACATCCGTCGCTTCACACGGTATCAATTAGGCGAAGCATGA
- a CDS encoding UMP kinase — MSPANYRRILLKVSGEMLAGEQGYGIQPSILEGLASEIASVVALDIEVAVVIGGGNIFRGIAASASGMERASADYMGMLATVLNALALQNALERAGIITRVQSAIEMRQLAEGYIRRRAIRHLEKKRVVIFAGGTGNPYFSTDTAAALRAMEIGAQVIVKGTKVDGIYDADPVKNPSAKKYHTISFLSILNQNLKVMDATAISLCMDNNLPLIVFNLKEQGNFKRVATGEAIGTLVTPDRR; from the coding sequence ATGAGCCCTGCCAACTATCGGCGCATCCTCCTCAAAGTGAGCGGAGAGATGTTAGCCGGTGAGCAGGGCTACGGTATCCAACCATCCATCCTTGAGGGCCTCGCCTCTGAAATCGCTTCCGTCGTGGCTCTTGATATCGAAGTCGCCGTGGTCATCGGCGGCGGCAATATCTTCCGCGGCATTGCCGCCAGCGCCTCCGGCATGGAACGAGCCTCCGCCGACTACATGGGGATGCTTGCGACAGTACTCAATGCCTTGGCTCTGCAAAACGCGCTTGAGCGCGCCGGCATTATCACGAGGGTGCAATCGGCGATCGAAATGCGGCAGCTGGCGGAGGGGTACATCCGTCGACGAGCCATTCGCCACCTTGAGAAAAAGCGCGTGGTCATTTTTGCAGGCGGGACCGGAAATCCCTACTTCTCAACCGATACTGCCGCAGCGCTCAGGGCGATGGAGATCGGCGCCCAGGTCATCGTGAAAGGGACCAAAGTCGACGGTATTTACGACGCCGACCCGGTGAAGAACCCCTCTGCCAAGAAGTATCACACGATCTCCTTTCTCTCGATCTTGAATCAGAATTTGAAAGTGATGGATGCCACGGCCATCAGTCTCTGCATGGATAATAATCTTCCACTGATCGTGTTCAACCTGAAGGAACAGGGCAATTTCAAGCGCGTGGCCACCGGCGAAGCGATCGGCACCCTTGTCACCCCCGATCGCCGCTAA
- the frr gene encoding ribosome recycling factor yields MSNPTTIRQKVTEKMESALEHLKRDLAGLRTGRASVALLDGVRVDYYGTMTPLKQVANISTPEARLITIQPWEPGLIKEIEKSLAGSGLGVTPSNDGKIIRIPLPPLTEERRKDLSKICKKHGEDTKVVVRGFRRDANEELKKLQKDGKLTEDELRKAEADTQKLTDQYVQKIDEVVKKKDLEIMEV; encoded by the coding sequence ATGTCGAACCCTACAACCATACGCCAAAAGGTTACGGAAAAGATGGAGTCCGCACTGGAGCATCTCAAACGAGACTTGGCCGGCCTACGGACAGGGCGAGCCTCGGTTGCCCTTCTTGACGGTGTGCGGGTCGATTATTACGGCACGATGACCCCGCTGAAACAGGTGGCCAATATTTCGACCCCGGAGGCCCGCCTCATTACGATCCAGCCGTGGGAACCGGGCCTGATCAAGGAAATCGAGAAATCTCTGGCAGGATCGGGCCTCGGCGTCACACCGTCCAACGACGGCAAAATCATCCGCATCCCGCTCCCGCCGCTCACGGAAGAACGCCGAAAGGATCTGAGCAAGATCTGCAAAAAGCACGGTGAAGATACAAAGGTGGTCGTGCGCGGGTTTCGTCGGGATGCCAACGAAGAGTTGAAGAAATTGCAAAAGGATGGGAAGTTAACCGAAGACGAGCTGCGAAAGGCTGAAGCCGACACCCAGAAACTCACAGACCAGTATGTTCAGAAGATCGACGAAGTCGTGAAGAAAAAAGACCTGGAAATCATGGAAGTGTGA
- the alr gene encoding alanine racemase, producing MTSISTLLPTYATIDLAALAHNLSQIKRYLSPSCEVMAVVKANAYGHGAVETAQALSSQGVGRFAVASLDEGIALRHAGLSASIVVLGALLEEQVRDLVAYRLTPVVSDRLILPRLAKAAHSQPAPYPIHLKVETGMGRLGFSPEELLALLDDPILRGPLHIEGLMTHLADADGTDSAFTERQLNLFRSMLKQIQQHGLTIPLLHTANSAAIVRFPDAHFSLVRPGIMLYGYHTLPPSIPAPDLKPVLSLQSTIVQLRGIPRGGTVSYNRTFVAERPTRIAVLPIGYADGYSRRLSHRASVLIQGRRAPIIGLVCMDMIMIDVTDLGPVRVGEIVTLIGRQGGESIRADEVSGWMDTIPYEVLCGIGPRVPRIYQSAAREERDHE from the coding sequence GTGACCTCGATTTCTACCTTGCTGCCCACCTACGCCACCATCGATCTCGCGGCCCTGGCCCATAATCTCTCCCAGATCAAGCGCTACCTGTCACCAAGCTGCGAAGTGATGGCGGTCGTCAAGGCCAATGCGTACGGGCATGGAGCGGTGGAGACTGCTCAAGCACTCTCCAGCCAAGGCGTTGGACGGTTTGCCGTCGCCTCGCTCGACGAGGGGATCGCACTCCGCCATGCCGGACTCTCAGCCTCTATCGTCGTTCTGGGAGCGCTCCTTGAAGAACAGGTACGAGACCTGGTCGCGTACCGGTTGACTCCGGTCGTCAGCGATAGGCTTATTCTTCCCCGCTTGGCCAAGGCCGCCCATTCGCAGCCGGCTCCCTACCCCATTCACCTCAAGGTCGAAACCGGGATGGGACGGCTGGGATTTTCTCCGGAAGAGCTGCTCGCTCTCCTCGACGACCCAATCCTTCGAGGCCCTCTTCATATCGAGGGACTGATGACCCACCTCGCCGACGCAGACGGCACGGACAGCGCCTTCACAGAACGACAACTTAACCTATTCCGCTCCATGTTGAAGCAGATCCAACAACATGGTCTCACGATTCCGTTGCTGCATACGGCCAACAGCGCGGCAATCGTCAGGTTTCCCGATGCCCACTTCTCTCTCGTGCGCCCCGGCATCATGCTCTACGGATACCATACCCTGCCGCCTTCTATTCCGGCTCCTGATCTCAAACCAGTCCTCTCACTCCAGAGCACAATCGTCCAGCTCCGAGGCATTCCCCGGGGAGGAACCGTCAGCTACAACAGAACATTCGTTGCCGAGCGACCGACACGTATCGCGGTGCTGCCGATCGGCTATGCCGACGGCTATAGCCGACGGCTCTCCCATCGCGCATCGGTTTTGATTCAGGGACGCCGGGCCCCGATCATCGGTCTGGTCTGCATGGATATGATCATGATCGATGTCACCGACCTTGGACCGGTGCGAGTAGGTGAGATCGTCACGCTGATCGGGCGACAGGGAGGAGAATCGATCCGGGCTGATGAAGTTTCTGGCTGGATGGACACGATCCCCTATGAGGTCCTCTGCGGGATAGGCCCTCGTGTGCCACGGATTTATCAATCCGCTGCGCGGGAGGAGCGGGACCACGAATAG
- a CDS encoding outer membrane protein transport protein — MRVWDRCCCRAGLVLWIRVAWICQIGLWLGCVSGIASAQVPRIQGQGAAASAMGNAFAAQADDPSALHYNPAGMTQLRGLQFMGGGLISGGSTDFTSPTGVTARGDRNGTVAWPPPVHAYVTANLQSLGLTALGDLSVGIGLTVPFGSLTRWPSDGPFKTATTFSALPLLDIKPTVAYKVTENVSLGLGADIYAFSGLAGEGHVERQSVWPGGLGIPAGSRVELYGKDTAAGFNASLLYTALRNADGKPLANIGIVYRSQATLHLTGALLANGASVSDAKATLVLPQIITGAIAIWPVRTSEQEWKVEMDVDYVGWKSVSNLDVTLGNGATIAQPQNWRSTYAVMFGTEYKWLALESLPHWVVALRAGYTNQQNQMPDFSYDPGIPSADLHVVGGGVGLLCKEQGSFLGLMRCGDFGVGWLTPRSVGVDLSFQAGLYEDRTVTGNRNPTVDGIYRTTLYNGSVSIRMVY; from the coding sequence ATGAGAGTCTGGGACCGATGTTGCTGCAGGGCCGGATTGGTTCTTTGGATCCGGGTAGCGTGGATCTGTCAGATAGGCCTGTGGTTGGGTTGCGTGTCTGGGATCGCCTCGGCACAAGTACCTCGTATTCAAGGGCAGGGAGCTGCCGCGTCCGCAATGGGCAATGCCTTTGCCGCCCAAGCCGACGATCCCTCGGCACTGCACTACAACCCGGCAGGCATGACTCAGTTACGGGGGCTTCAGTTCATGGGGGGCGGGCTGATTTCCGGCGGGTCAACAGACTTCACCAGTCCTACGGGAGTCACGGCAAGGGGCGATCGAAACGGAACGGTGGCCTGGCCTCCTCCCGTGCATGCATACGTCACAGCGAATTTGCAGAGTCTGGGGCTGACAGCCTTAGGTGACTTATCTGTCGGAATCGGCCTGACTGTGCCTTTCGGCTCGCTCACTCGTTGGCCAAGCGATGGGCCGTTCAAGACAGCCACAACTTTCAGCGCATTGCCGCTGCTGGATATCAAACCGACCGTTGCCTACAAGGTGACGGAGAATGTTTCTCTGGGACTGGGAGCTGATATCTATGCATTCAGTGGACTCGCTGGCGAAGGCCATGTCGAGCGACAATCGGTCTGGCCAGGAGGGCTCGGAATTCCAGCGGGATCGAGGGTAGAGCTCTACGGCAAGGACACCGCGGCTGGCTTCAATGCCAGCTTACTCTATACGGCACTGCGTAATGCAGATGGGAAGCCACTGGCAAACATCGGTATCGTCTATCGCAGTCAAGCGACTCTCCATCTGACCGGCGCGTTATTGGCCAATGGAGCCAGCGTGTCGGATGCCAAAGCCACCTTGGTTCTACCGCAGATCATCACAGGAGCGATTGCGATTTGGCCGGTTCGGACGAGTGAGCAGGAATGGAAAGTAGAGATGGACGTGGATTACGTGGGGTGGAAGTCCGTGAGTAATCTCGATGTGACCTTGGGGAACGGTGCAACCATCGCACAGCCGCAGAATTGGCGTAGCACCTATGCGGTGATGTTTGGAACCGAATATAAGTGGCTGGCGCTTGAGTCGCTTCCGCACTGGGTCGTAGCCTTGCGGGCCGGCTACACCAATCAGCAGAATCAGATGCCCGATTTCAGCTATGACCCAGGGATTCCTTCTGCGGACCTCCACGTTGTCGGGGGAGGGGTTGGACTATTGTGCAAGGAGCAGGGATCGTTTCTTGGCCTGATGCGCTGCGGAGATTTCGGCGTGGGCTGGCTCACGCCAAGATCAGTTGGAGTTGATCTCTCGTTTCAAGCCGGACTGTACGAGGACCGTACAGTCACCGGCAATCGCAATCCGACCGTCGACGGGATATACAGGACGACACTGTATAACGGCAGTGTGTCGATTCGAATGGTGTATTAG
- a CDS encoding response regulator — MKSSIADELNIAARSGQELFSKDRSILEREVMEFRPFGLDEQGQTIRDMSGMSIRAVVVYLESSQARERGASAGTQAVEDLCHLLNQRIKDPVYHVTPEFLKNAWNSYSYEFTVYLYEFCERMSGDPQFLYRGGMEKASSIMQVLARPFSLSQIYGMFPYFGNKFASGSIEFRVVHVTSTSATLALKFSERTLRQFGPYRRRCAQMVCQAAQGIMAAVPVRVHGLAPATLTEMSCIAHDDEWCQWSIRWQPEGQATWRSKAWHMMAGSVRASVSRLRDLKCAASFNRRAGNRAATMAPIDPVATVAPSQWYVTWSVCGLLAGLALAVGLRLINPSAGLSEAVLLGLIPVLGARMLINWHLRLESRQRESLIQEQIRSVESRHEELREAYLEQEQTRVELRRKVLQLTALHQAGLLFSSTLDREALMQKVLETLTGDLQYDRAMVSFYDPIRRVVMDARVLGVSPEIQAFARAREIPVTDPTSPEGVVLLQGQPLLVGDVQSVWDRIHPLNRQFALLTQTKSWISVPLKVKDRILGSLTVDRIRAHSLTQDDLELMMTVAHQVAIALDNASAYEQIEDLNVGLEVKVRERTAELEQADRLRSQFLSHVSHELKTPLTSIKGFLQNLLDGLTGPLNEKQQRYLSRMLENSDRLIRMIDALLDRTTIQSGRLDLVPVEIDLGACVAEAVEQLRLLAQAKQQTLEAVVSSVQLMVWADRDRLIQIVTNLLQNAVKFTPEGGRILVTVRKENQTLAGVSVHDTGPGIPPEFLDQIFDPFFRVKQARTGTKGLGLGLSIVRTLVELQGGTITARSELGQGAELSFTIPLLPTMAVPRSDVSTEAPCILVVEDDPDIRQLLQDRFRAMGYRAQLVADGVRAVEVMRAERFGGMILDIGIPSMDGMEVLREIRKWDQQIPIVVVTASGSKESAVRAIGMGAQAYMLKPFDVDELQRVVNYWFHPLERPSSELVGNRVYPAT, encoded by the coding sequence ATGAAGAGCAGCATCGCGGACGAACTCAACATTGCCGCACGATCCGGCCAGGAGCTGTTTTCGAAGGATCGCTCGATCCTTGAACGGGAAGTGATGGAATTTCGCCCCTTCGGATTGGACGAGCAGGGACAGACAATCAGAGACATGAGCGGGATGAGTATTCGAGCGGTCGTCGTCTACCTCGAGAGCTCACAGGCTCGTGAGCGGGGGGCCTCAGCCGGGACTCAGGCCGTGGAAGATCTGTGCCACCTGTTGAATCAACGGATCAAAGATCCGGTCTATCACGTGACGCCGGAATTTCTGAAAAATGCGTGGAACAGCTACTCCTATGAGTTCACGGTCTATCTGTACGAGTTCTGTGAACGCATGTCCGGCGATCCTCAGTTTCTGTATCGGGGTGGAATGGAGAAGGCGTCTTCAATCATGCAGGTCCTTGCCAGACCATTTTCACTCTCTCAAATCTACGGCATGTTTCCCTATTTCGGAAACAAGTTCGCGTCCGGTTCGATTGAATTCCGAGTAGTCCACGTCACGTCGACTTCCGCCACCTTGGCCTTGAAGTTTTCCGAACGCACGCTTCGTCAGTTTGGTCCCTATCGAAGACGGTGCGCGCAGATGGTGTGTCAGGCTGCCCAAGGCATTATGGCGGCGGTACCGGTTCGAGTCCACGGCCTGGCGCCAGCCACGCTGACGGAAATGTCCTGCATCGCGCATGACGACGAGTGGTGCCAGTGGTCCATCCGATGGCAGCCGGAAGGGCAGGCGACCTGGCGTTCCAAGGCTTGGCACATGATGGCAGGATCGGTTCGAGCGTCCGTCTCCCGTTTGCGCGATCTGAAATGCGCGGCTTCGTTCAACCGGAGGGCCGGCAATCGAGCGGCGACGATGGCGCCAATCGATCCGGTCGCCACGGTTGCACCGTCGCAGTGGTATGTCACCTGGTCGGTCTGCGGGCTGTTAGCCGGCCTCGCTCTCGCCGTGGGGCTTCGTCTGATCAATCCATCGGCCGGCTTGAGCGAAGCCGTTCTGCTCGGGTTGATACCCGTGCTTGGCGCGAGGATGCTGATCAATTGGCATCTACGCTTGGAAAGCCGGCAACGCGAGTCGCTGATTCAGGAACAGATCAGGTCCGTGGAATCACGGCATGAAGAACTGCGTGAAGCGTATTTGGAGCAGGAACAAACACGCGTCGAGCTGCGTCGAAAGGTGCTGCAGCTGACGGCCCTGCATCAAGCCGGATTACTCTTTAGCTCGACGTTGGATCGAGAGGCACTGATGCAGAAGGTATTGGAAACGTTGACCGGCGATCTGCAGTACGATCGGGCAATGGTTTCATTCTACGATCCGATCCGTCGCGTTGTCATGGATGCGCGGGTGCTGGGCGTCTCCCCTGAAATCCAGGCGTTTGCTCGGGCTCGCGAAATCCCTGTCACCGATCCCACGAGCCCAGAGGGTGTCGTGCTGCTCCAAGGCCAGCCGTTGCTGGTTGGAGATGTACAGTCGGTGTGGGATCGCATCCATCCGTTGAATCGACAGTTCGCTCTCCTGACGCAGACCAAGTCCTGGATTTCCGTTCCGTTGAAAGTCAAAGACCGGATTCTGGGAAGCCTGACAGTTGATCGGATACGGGCACATAGTCTGACGCAGGACGATCTTGAGCTAATGATGACGGTGGCCCATCAAGTTGCCATTGCGCTGGATAACGCCTCCGCATACGAACAGATTGAAGACCTGAACGTCGGGCTCGAAGTCAAAGTGCGCGAACGCACGGCTGAGTTGGAGCAGGCAGATCGTTTGCGGTCTCAATTCCTCTCGCATGTCTCACATGAACTCAAGACGCCGTTGACCTCGATCAAAGGATTCTTGCAGAACCTGCTGGATGGATTGACGGGGCCGCTCAATGAGAAGCAGCAGCGGTATTTGTCACGGATGTTGGAGAATTCAGACCGGTTGATTCGTATGATCGACGCCTTGTTGGATCGTACGACGATTCAATCCGGGAGGTTAGATCTCGTTCCTGTCGAGATCGATCTGGGGGCGTGCGTAGCGGAGGCTGTCGAGCAATTGCGTTTGTTGGCCCAGGCCAAACAGCAGACATTGGAGGCGGTCGTGTCTTCTGTCCAGCTGATGGTCTGGGCAGATCGCGATCGACTGATTCAGATCGTCACGAACTTGCTCCAGAATGCGGTGAAGTTTACTCCGGAAGGCGGGCGCATCCTGGTGACGGTGAGGAAGGAGAATCAGACGCTGGCCGGGGTCTCCGTGCATGATACGGGGCCTGGCATTCCTCCAGAGTTCCTTGATCAGATATTCGATCCATTCTTTCGCGTCAAGCAGGCCAGGACCGGAACGAAAGGACTGGGCTTGGGTCTATCGATCGTGCGGACGTTGGTGGAGTTACAGGGTGGCACAATCACCGCGCGGAGCGAACTGGGACAGGGCGCGGAACTGTCTTTCACGATTCCGTTACTTCCCACAATGGCAGTGCCACGCAGCGATGTATCGACTGAAGCGCCTTGCATCCTGGTTGTCGAGGATGATCCGGATATTCGGCAACTCTTACAAGATCGTTTCCGAGCCATGGGGTATCGAGCCCAGTTGGTGGCCGATGGAGTCCGAGCGGTGGAGGTCATGAGGGCTGAGAGGTTCGGGGGCATGATTCTGGACATTGGGATTCCCTCTATGGACGGGATGGAAGTGTTGCGGGAAATTCGAAAATGGGATCAGCAGATCCCGATTGTGGTCGTCACGGCGTCCGGTTCCAAGGAATCGGCGGTGCGTGCGATCGGTATGGGTGCGCAGGCCTATATGCTGAAGCCTTTTGATGTCGACGAGCTGCAGCGGGTTGTGAATTATTGGTTTCACCCTCTTGAGCGGCCGTCATCGGAGTTGGTAGGAAATCGAGTCTATCCTGCTACGTGA
- a CDS encoding MTH1187 family thiamine-binding protein: MVLLEFSMSPLGRGESVGKYVARSLDIIDKSGVDYRLNPMGTVLEGEWDEVFSVVKKCYERMKKDCGRISCTIKVDYRQGHAGRLQSKVASIEKKLKRPVKR, from the coding sequence ATGGTCTTATTAGAATTCAGCATGTCGCCGTTGGGAAGGGGCGAGAGTGTCGGCAAATATGTTGCGCGCTCGCTCGATATTATCGATAAGAGTGGTGTGGACTACCGGTTGAACCCGATGGGGACGGTGCTTGAAGGGGAGTGGGATGAGGTGTTTTCGGTCGTCAAGAAGTGTTATGAGCGGATGAAGAAAGATTGCGGTCGTATTTCCTGCACGATCAAAGTCGACTACCGCCAGGGTCATGCGGGGCGTTTACAGAGCAAGGTCGCGAGCATCGAGAAGAAACTCAAGCGACCGGTCAAGCGCTAA
- a CDS encoding bifunctional precorrin-2 dehydrogenase/sirohydrochlorin ferrochelatase has translation MAANPGFPLSLDVRGYPVLVLGGDEEAAEKTQRLLEAGAKVTVVAPVLHDRLKELAASAKVLHRGRHFRDSDLDSAILVLNMVRGDRDFSRALFGKAREKKVLLWSVDQPEASTVTMPAVVACGHLRVAISTSGVAPALSGFMKEDFEKIFGEEFAAFVDWLGQLREHAKATEPDFEKRRELLREALDGFRLLGKVQYPKVWLDERAVKT, from the coding sequence ATGGCTGCAAATCCTGGCTTTCCATTGTCTCTCGACGTGAGAGGCTACCCGGTGCTCGTGCTCGGGGGGGACGAAGAAGCAGCGGAAAAGACCCAGCGTTTGTTGGAGGCAGGGGCGAAGGTGACCGTGGTGGCGCCGGTGTTACATGACAGGCTGAAAGAATTAGCCGCGTCGGCAAAAGTTCTGCACCGTGGGCGCCACTTTCGCGATAGCGACCTCGACAGTGCGATTCTCGTGTTGAATATGGTTCGTGGGGACCGGGATTTTTCTCGCGCACTATTTGGGAAGGCACGGGAGAAGAAGGTTCTCTTGTGGTCGGTTGATCAGCCTGAGGCGTCGACGGTCACAATGCCGGCAGTGGTAGCCTGCGGCCACTTGCGTGTGGCCATCAGTACGAGCGGGGTCGCCCCGGCTTTGTCAGGCTTTATGAAGGAGGATTTTGAGAAGATCTTCGGTGAGGAGTTTGCTGCATTTGTGGATTGGCTCGGCCAGCTCCGGGAGCATGCAAAGGCGACTGAGCCGGATTTCGAAAAGCGCCGGGAATTGTTGCGCGAGGCTTTGGATGGGTTTCGCCTGCTGGGCAAGGTCCAGTACCCGAAGGTCTGGCTGGATGAGCGGGCTGTCAAGACGTGA